In Actinomycetes bacterium, the genomic window CGGGGCTGGCCACCAGCAGCCGCCCCGCCAGCCGCACCGTCATGGACCCAAGTCTGCCCGGGTGACGCGGCTGGCGGGGCGGCTGGACCGACCGAGCCTCAGACCAGGGTGGCCAGCGCGGCGCCCAGCTTCCCGGCGGCGTCGTCGGCTACCGGGCCCATCCCCTGGTAGGCGGCGTCCGCGAGCATCATCCGCGGGTCGATGGCCTCGACGAGGGTCGCCCCGTCGCTGGCGCGGACCACGACGTTGCAGGGGAGCAGCAGGCCGACCCGGCGGTCGGCCGTGAGCGCCTGGAACGCCAACGGCGGGTTGCAGGCGCCGAGGATGACGTAGTCCTCGATCTCCTGGCCCAGCTTCGCCTGCATGGTCGCCCGCATGTCGATCTCGGTGAGCACGCCGAAGCCCTGCGTCTTCAGCGCCTCCTTGACGAGCGGAACCACCTCTTCGAACGGCTTGGCGACGCGTACGGTGAGAGCGGGATCGCTCATCTGAGCCTCCGGGAATGGGATCGGCATGCATGCGGTTGGTTAGGAGCAGATACCCCTAGGGGTATCGTAGACCTTGCCCGACACGCCTGATGGAGGAGAAACCCGTGGCGACAGTCACCCTGAGCCAGGACACGTTCGAGAGCACCGTGGTTGACAACGACATTGTCCTGGTGGACTTCTGGGCCGCGTGGTGCGGGCCCTGCCGCCAGTTCGCCCCGGTCTTCGAGAAGGCGTCCGAGGAGAACCCGGACATCGTATTCGGCAAGGTCGACACCGAGGCCGAGCGGAACCTCGCCGGCTCCTTCGGCATCACCTCGATCCCCACGCTCATGGTGTTCCGCGAGCAGGTGCTCGTGTACGCCGAGGCCGGCGCCCTCCCCGCCCCGGTGTTCAACGACCTGCTCCGCCAGGTCAAGGCGCTGGACATGGAAGAGGTGCACCGCAAGGTG contains:
- the trxA gene encoding thioredoxin → MATVTLSQDTFESTVVDNDIVLVDFWAAWCGPCRQFAPVFEKASEENPDIVFGKVDTEAERNLAGSFGITSIPTLMVFREQVLVYAEAGALPAPVFNDLLRQVKALDMEEVHRKVAQHQASEGHEHDHEHAGH
- a CDS encoding DUF302 domain-containing protein — encoded protein: MSDPALTVRVAKPFEEVVPLVKEALKTQGFGVLTEIDMRATMQAKLGQEIEDYVILGACNPPLAFQALTADRRVGLLLPCNVVVRASDGATLVEAIDPRMMLADAAYQGMGPVADDAAGKLGAALATLV